DNA from Myxococcus guangdongensis:
CGCCAATCGCCAGCCGCAGCTGCGTGGCCAGCCCCGCCGCGTTGACGTCCGCGTCGCTCGCCCGCGCCCGGTCGATGTGAATCTGGAGCTCCGGCTTGGGCGGATTGGCCTCCACCCGCACGTCCGCCGTCCCCTCCAGCTTGCGCAGGATGTCGGCGATGCGCTCCGCCTCCTGCTGCACCCGGACCAGGTCCGGCCCCGTCACCCGCACCATGATGGGATAGAAGTCACCCCCCAGGCCCTCGAGGATGGGCGGGTCGCTCAGGTTCACCTTCGTGGACACCAGCCCCGCGAGCAACGCGCGCGCCTCCTCCTTCAGCTGGGGGATGCCCTTGTCGCGCTCGCCCTTGCCCACCGTCAGCACGCGCATGCGCGCCTTGTTCACGTCGCCGTTGGTGCCCACCACCGAGTAGACCGACGTCACCTCCGGCAGCTTGCGCAGCAGCTCCTCCGCCTCCGCCGTGCGCGACTCCGTCTCCGCGATGCTCGCCGAGTCCGGCAGCTGCAGGTCCACCATGAACTGCGAGCGGTCCTCCGCCGACAGGAACTCCAACCCCAGCCGGCTCGACGCGCCGAACGACACCACCAGCACCAGCACCGTGATGCCCGTCGTCATCCACTTGTGCGCGAGCACCCAGCGGAGGATGCGCTCATACACGCGCTCCGTGCCGTCCAGGAAGGCGCGCAGCCACGCCGCCACCGCGTTGTCCTTGTGCACCTCGCCCGGCTTGCGCTGCTTGGCGAGCCGCGCCGACAGCATCGGGTCCAGCGTGAAGGAGATGAACAGCGAGATGAGCACGGCCACCGAAATCGTGATGCCGAACTGCTTGAAGAACTGGCCCACGATGCCCGGCATGAACGCCACCGGCACGAACACCGCCACCAGCGACAGCGTGGTCGCCAGCACCGCGAGACCGACGTCCCGCGTGCCGTTGGCCGCCGCGCTCATCGGGTCCTCGCCCTTCTCCAGCCGGTGCGTAATCGCCTCGCGCACCACCACCGCGTCGTCGATGAGCAGGCCGATGGCCAAGGACAGGCCCAAGAGCGTCATCTGGTTGAGCGTGTAGTCCAGGAGGTACATCGCGAAGAACGTCCCCAGCACCGACGTGGGCAGCGCCAGCGCGGAGATGAACGTGCCGCGACCATCCAACAGGAACATCAGGATGATGAGCACCGCCATCGCGCCACCGAAGATGAGCGCCACCCACACCTCGTGCGCGTTCTCCTTGATGAGGTCCGACTGGTCGATGAGCAGCCGCGCCGTGAAGCCCTGCCCCACCTCCGGCCCCATCTCCTTGAGCACGCGCTTCACCGCGTCGCTCACCGCCATGGTGTTGGAGCCCGGCTGCTTCACCACGTCCAGGATGACGGCGTCCAGCCCGTTGAGCCGCGCCACCGTGCGCCGCTCCGCCACCCCGTCCGTCACCGTGGCAATCTCCTCCAGCCGCACCTGCGAGCCCGTGCGGCTGCGCGCCACCGGCAACCGGCGAATCTCCTCCACGTCCTTGAACTGTCCCAACGAGCGCACCGTCAGCTCGCTCGCGCCCAGCTGCAGACGGCCCGCCGGCAGGTCCAGGTTCTCCGCGCCCACCCGCTGCGCAATCTCCAGCGGGGACACCCCCGCCGCGCGCGCCTTGTCCAGGTCCAGGTCGATTTGAATCTCGCGCGTGTCGCCGCCCGTGATTCGCACCTCCGCCACGCCCTCCAGCTGCGCGAGCGCGGGCTTGATGCGGTCATCGATGAGCCGGCGCAAGTCCTGCGAGCGCAGGTCCGCGGACACCGCGTACGTGAGGATGGGCGTGGCCGACAGGTCCACCCGGCCCACCACCGGCGCGTCCGCCGTCTGCGGCAGCTTGTTGGCGATGCCCGCCACCTTGTCGCGCACCTCCTGCACCGCGCGGTCCACGTTGGTGGACAGCTTGAACTGCACCACCACCGTGCTCAGGTTCTCGCGGCTCCAGGAGTGGATCTTGTCCACCCCGCTGATGCCCGCGACGGCATCCTCGATGGGCTTGACGACCTGGGTCTCGATTTCACCCGGGCCCGCGCCCTTGTAGACGGTGTTGACGACCACGACGGGGAAGGCCACGTCCGGATACAGGTCCGTGCCCAGCCGCCCCAGGCCCATCAGGCCGAGGACGACGAGGCACAACGACAGCATCGTGGTGAAGACGGGCCGACGGATGGAGACGTCGCTCAGGAGCATGGCGGCGTCCCTCTACTTCACGGTGACGCGCGAGCCCTGCGACAGGCTCGGCGTGGGGTGGTCGATGACCGACTCGAACTCGGAGCGCGCCAGCACCACCACCTCGCGCTCGCGCCGCTCCAGCACCTGCACGTCCACCCGCTTCACCTCGCCGCCCGAGCCGACGATGAGCACGTGGTCCCCGTTGGCCGAGGACAGCGCCGAGCCCGGCACCACCCGCGCGTCCTGGTCATCTCCCAGCTGGAGCACCGCGCGCGCCAGCGTGTGCGCCACGAAGCGGCCATCCGCGTTGGGCACCGCCAGCTCCACCGGCACCCGGCGCGTGGCCGGGTCCGCGGAGGGCAGGATGGTGCGCACCACCGCGTCCTCGGTGAAGGCGCCCCCGCCGATGGACTCCACCCGCACCTTCTGGCCGGGCTTGAGCCGCGCGCGCAGCGACTCCGCCACCGTCGTCTTGAGCAGGAGCGTGTCCAGGCGCTCCAGGTTGAACAGCGGCGTGCCCGGCCCCACCGTGGCGCCCGTCTGCTCCGGCGCGTCGATGAGCGTCCCCTCGAAGGGCGCCTTCAAGTCGTGCCGGCGCCTGGCCGCCCGCGCCTGCGACAGCTGCGCCTTGGCCGCGAGCAGCTGCGCCTGGGCCTGCGCCGCCTGCGCCGCCGTGGAGCGGTTCTGCAGGTCGCTCACCCCGCCCTCCTTCTGCAGCGTCTGGTTGCGCGCGGCCACGTCCGCGGCCATGTCCGCCCCGGCCTGCGCCGCCGCCACCGCGGCCTCCGCCTGCGCCACCTGCGCGTCGGAGATCTCCACGTCGAGCTGCCCCAGCACGTCCCCCTTCTTCACCACCAT
Protein-coding regions in this window:
- a CDS encoding efflux RND transporter periplasmic adaptor subunit, whose amino-acid sequence is MNLSRNSRAPRALAVAGLVAATLSVSACSRADASSTPAAGAKTEAAPPSVKLVSARTVKAAPREEVTGTLFPAQMLQVGFEVGGRLAAVKVGKGMVVKKGDVLGQLDVEISDAQVAQAEAAVAAAQAGADMAADVAARNQTLQKEGGVSDLQNRSTAAQAAQAQAQLLAAKAQLSQARAARRRHDLKAPFEGTLIDAPEQTGATVGPGTPLFNLERLDTLLLKTTVAESLRARLKPGQKVRVESIGGGAFTEDAVVRTILPSADPATRRVPVELAVPNADGRFVAHTLARAVLQLGDDQDARVVPGSALSSANGDHVLIVGSGGEVKRVDVQVLERREREVVVLARSEFESVIDHPTPSLSQGSRVTVK
- a CDS encoding efflux RND transporter permease subunit, whose product is MLLSDVSIRRPVFTTMLSLCLVVLGLMGLGRLGTDLYPDVAFPVVVVNTVYKGAGPGEIETQVVKPIEDAVAGISGVDKIHSWSRENLSTVVVQFKLSTNVDRAVQEVRDKVAGIANKLPQTADAPVVGRVDLSATPILTYAVSADLRSQDLRRLIDDRIKPALAQLEGVAEVRITGGDTREIQIDLDLDKARAAGVSPLEIAQRVGAENLDLPAGRLQLGASELTVRSLGQFKDVEEIRRLPVARSRTGSQVRLEEIATVTDGVAERRTVARLNGLDAVILDVVKQPGSNTMAVSDAVKRVLKEMGPEVGQGFTARLLIDQSDLIKENAHEVWVALIFGGAMAVLIILMFLLDGRGTFISALALPTSVLGTFFAMYLLDYTLNQMTLLGLSLAIGLLIDDAVVVREAITHRLEKGEDPMSAAANGTRDVGLAVLATTLSLVAVFVPVAFMPGIVGQFFKQFGITISVAVLISLFISFTLDPMLSARLAKQRKPGEVHKDNAVAAWLRAFLDGTERVYERILRWVLAHKWMTTGITVLVLVVSFGASSRLGLEFLSAEDRSQFMVDLQLPDSASIAETESRTAEAEELLRKLPEVTSVYSVVGTNGDVNKARMRVLTVGKGERDKGIPQLKEEARALLAGLVSTKVNLSDPPILEGLGGDFYPIMVRVTGPDLVRVQQEAERIADILRKLEGTADVRVEANPPKPELQIHIDRARASDADVNAAGLATQLRLAIGGDVVAKLREGTTETDIRVRLAEKDRSTPERVRQLEVFTPRGLRPVTDVANVELRDGPSVIEHENRERQIAVFSQLGKGAALGNIAKKLKEQVALAPLPPGYAIVYDGQMKSMDEQNEAFGTAFMLAFVFIYMVLASQFESFKHPFTIMASLPLALVGALLGLVLTGYHLSMGAMIGIILLMGLVTKNAILLIDGALQHLREGDSVDEALMKAGPRRLRPILMTSAAMGIAMVPTAIGTGTGSEFRAPMAISVIGGVITSTFLTLLVVPVVFAAMERVGRWGRKKAPAATPSVAPVEPGPSQAA